From Pseudomonas vanderleydeniana, the proteins below share one genomic window:
- a CDS encoding mechanosensitive ion channel domain-containing protein, with the protein MPDLFTQQPLLLDHPLLCALFLLVIDLLLWRLLGSRSGNWKLVVRLSVFSLYSLVLFNEGMNPMQIAPWPDDIPRHLAATGLQIGWWLFGARTLTVLVGTVMMQRVGHAGRLLQDVLGAIIFLIAIIAAAAYVLDLPVKGVLATSGAFAIIVGLALQSTLSDVFSGIVLNTTKPYQVDDWISIDGTEGRVVDIDWRATRLQTSQGSLAVVPNSLAAKARIINFSRPSDVHGLTISLQVSPHVRPHVVIEALERAVLGCRALLTTPAPSVALKSSGAAGVEYEITGFVASMGLKREVRNQLFDLAFRHLQASGVSLLSAAESALPSSTSRPRALLESSPIFSTLRSEEKETFSQNMVPQLFRAGSMILPRGEVSDHLFIIESGVVSVTLLRGDKPSEAARMGPGEVIGEAGIVAEQGMPADFTAKTDCLLYRIEKEYLKPCLDARHDIGEAMRTLVDHRLHAAQNFTREVPKPEVKRGFMQWLRSRGL; encoded by the coding sequence ATGCCTGACCTGTTCACCCAACAACCCCTGTTGCTCGATCACCCGCTGCTATGCGCGCTGTTTCTGCTGGTGATCGACCTCCTGCTGTGGCGCCTGCTCGGTTCGCGTAGCGGCAACTGGAAGCTGGTGGTGCGCCTGAGCGTGTTTTCGCTGTACAGCCTGGTGTTGTTCAACGAAGGCATGAACCCGATGCAGATCGCGCCGTGGCCTGACGATATCCCGCGGCACCTGGCGGCTACCGGATTGCAGATCGGCTGGTGGCTGTTCGGCGCGCGGACCCTGACGGTGCTGGTCGGCACGGTGATGATGCAGCGGGTCGGCCATGCCGGCCGGCTCTTGCAGGACGTGCTGGGGGCGATCATCTTCCTGATTGCGATCATCGCGGCGGCGGCCTATGTCCTCGACCTTCCGGTCAAAGGCGTGCTGGCGACCTCCGGCGCCTTTGCGATCATCGTCGGCCTGGCCTTGCAGAGTACGCTCAGCGACGTGTTCTCCGGCATCGTGCTCAACACCACCAAGCCCTATCAGGTCGATGACTGGATCTCCATCGACGGTACCGAAGGCCGGGTGGTTGACATCGATTGGCGCGCGACCCGCCTGCAGACCTCCCAGGGCAGCCTGGCGGTGGTGCCCAACTCGCTGGCGGCGAAGGCGCGGATCATCAACTTCAGCCGTCCCAGCGACGTGCACGGCTTGACCATCAGCCTGCAGGTCAGCCCTCATGTGCGGCCCCATGTGGTGATCGAGGCGCTGGAGCGTGCGGTGCTCGGGTGCCGGGCACTGCTGACCACGCCGGCCCCGAGCGTGGCGCTGAAAAGTTCCGGCGCGGCCGGTGTGGAGTATGAAATCACCGGTTTCGTCGCGAGCATGGGCCTTAAGCGCGAGGTGCGCAACCAGCTGTTCGACCTGGCGTTCCGGCATTTGCAGGCGTCGGGCGTGAGCCTGCTGTCGGCGGCGGAGAGCGCATTGCCGAGCAGCACCTCACGGCCACGGGCGTTGCTGGAGAGCTCGCCTATCTTCTCGACGCTGCGTTCCGAGGAGAAGGAAACCTTCAGCCAGAACATGGTGCCGCAGCTGTTCCGGGCTGGCAGCATGATCCTGCCGCGCGGTGAGGTCAGCGATCACCTGTTCATCATCGAATCGGGCGTGGTGTCGGTGACCCTGCTGCGTGGCGACAAGCCCAGCGAAGCGGCACGGATGGGCCCGGGCGAGGTGATCGGCGAGGCCGGAATCGTCGCCGAGCAGGGGATGCCGGCGGACTTCACGGCCAAGACCGATTGCCTGCTGTACCGGATCGAGAAGGAATACCTCAAGCCCTGCCTGGATGCCCGGCATGATATCGGCGAGGCGATGAGGACCCTGGTCGACCATCGCCTGCATGCGGCGCAGAACTTTACCCGCGAAGTGCCCAAGCCGGAGGTCAAGCGGGGGTTCATGCAGTGGCTGCGTAGCCGTGGACTGTAG
- a CDS encoding pirin family protein, protein MKKILGIYTSPRGHWVGDGFPVRTLFSYDGLGQRISPFLMLDHAGPAEFTPTTERRGVGQHPHRGFETVTIVYDGEVEHRDSTGAGGIIGPGDVQWMTAAAGIIHEEFHSEAFARRGGRLEMVQLWVNLPARDKSAPAGYQGILDRDIPNIALKDGAGHLRLIAGEFEGQRGPAWTFTPIDVWDLRLAGGKPLDLDLQAGHNTVLVMLRGSVRINGEALASAGQLVVFEQAGEQLRLEADGDAMLLLLSGEPIDEPIVGHGPFVMNTEAEIHQAFVDFHSGRFGQMDD, encoded by the coding sequence ATGAAAAAGATTCTTGGCATCTATACCAGCCCGCGCGGCCACTGGGTCGGCGACGGTTTCCCGGTGCGCACGCTGTTTTCCTACGATGGCCTGGGCCAGCGGATCAGCCCGTTCCTGATGCTCGATCACGCCGGTCCCGCCGAATTCACCCCGACCACCGAGCGTCGTGGCGTCGGCCAGCACCCCCATCGCGGTTTCGAAACTGTGACCATCGTCTATGACGGCGAAGTCGAACACCGCGACTCCACCGGCGCCGGCGGCATCATCGGCCCGGGCGACGTGCAATGGATGACCGCGGCGGCGGGAATCATCCACGAGGAGTTCCATTCCGAAGCCTTCGCCCGCCGTGGCGGCCGGCTGGAAATGGTCCAGCTGTGGGTCAACCTGCCGGCGCGTGACAAGTCGGCGCCGGCTGGCTACCAGGGCATCCTCGACCGCGACATCCCGAACATCGCCCTCAAGGACGGTGCCGGCCACCTGCGCCTGATCGCCGGCGAGTTCGAGGGCCAGCGTGGCCCGGCGTGGACCTTCACGCCGATCGATGTCTGGGACCTTCGCCTGGCCGGCGGCAAGCCGCTGGACCTCGACCTGCAGGCCGGCCACAACACGGTGCTGGTAATGCTGCGCGGCAGTGTGCGGATCAACGGCGAAGCACTGGCGAGCGCCGGGCAACTGGTGGTGTTCGAACAGGCCGGCGAGCAGCTGCGGCTGGAGGCCGATGGCGATGCCATGCTGCTGTTGCTCAGTGGCGAACCGATCGACGAGCCGATCGTGGGCCATGGGCCCTTTGTGATGAATACCGAGGCCGAAATCCACCAGGCATTCGTCGACTTCCACAGCGGTCGTTTCGGCCAGATGGATGACTGA
- a CDS encoding REP-associated tyrosine transposase yields MGRSRYTIIEPDQPHFLTCTVMEWLPLFTRPALVSLLLESWRYQQAYQGLRLHGYVVLENHLHFVAQAPELNRCLSSFKSFTARRIIDQLQQDNAQRALQRLRFSKRAHKRDRVYQLWQEGSHAELVCSERVMREKLDYIHHNPVKRGYVDLAEHWRYSSARNYAGLEGLIEIQRWDG; encoded by the coding sequence ATGGGCAGAAGCCGCTACACCATCATCGAACCCGACCAACCGCACTTTCTCACCTGTACCGTCATGGAGTGGCTACCGCTATTCACTCGCCCCGCCCTGGTCAGCCTGCTGCTGGAATCTTGGCGCTATCAGCAGGCTTACCAGGGCTTGCGCCTGCATGGCTACGTGGTCCTGGAAAATCATCTGCACTTCGTCGCCCAGGCACCGGAGTTGAACCGCTGCCTGAGCAGCTTCAAGTCGTTCACCGCCCGCCGGATCATCGACCAGTTGCAGCAGGACAATGCGCAGCGAGCCCTGCAGCGCCTGCGCTTCAGCAAGCGAGCACACAAGCGGGACCGGGTTTATCAGCTCTGGCAGGAGGGCTCACATGCGGAGCTGGTGTGCAGCGAGCGGGTGATGCGGGAAAAGCTCGACTATATCCACCACAACCCGGTGAAACGGGGTTATGTCGACCTGGCGGAGCACTGGCGTTACTCCAGTGCTCGCAACTATGCCGGCCTGGAGGGGTTGATCGAGATTCAGCGGTGGGATGGGTGA
- the dkgB gene encoding 2,5-didehydrogluconate reductase DkgB: protein MSVPAFGLGTFRLQGQVVIDSVRTALDLGYRVVDTAQIYENEAEVGQAIAASGVARDELFITSKIWVANFAKDKLIPSLRDSLRKLGTDYLDLTLIHWPSPGNEVPVAEFMAALLEAKQLGLTRQIGISNFTVDLMQQAIAAVGAEQIATNQIELHPYLQNRKVAAFAQSQGIQVTSYMTLAYGEVLKDPVIHQIAERHQATPAQVTLAWAMQLGYAVIPSSTRRENLAGNLKARELRLNDQDMALIAGLERGHRLTSPAGLAPAWD, encoded by the coding sequence ATGTCTGTCCCCGCCTTTGGCCTCGGTACCTTTCGCCTGCAGGGCCAGGTCGTCATCGATTCGGTCAGGACCGCTCTCGATCTCGGCTACCGGGTCGTCGACACCGCACAGATCTACGAGAACGAAGCCGAAGTCGGCCAGGCCATCGCCGCCAGCGGCGTAGCCCGCGATGAGCTGTTCATCACCAGCAAGATCTGGGTCGCCAACTTCGCCAAGGACAAGCTGATCCCCAGCCTCAGGGACAGTCTGCGCAAGCTCGGCACCGATTACCTCGACCTGACCCTGATCCACTGGCCATCGCCCGGGAACGAAGTGCCGGTCGCCGAATTCATGGCCGCGTTGCTGGAAGCCAAGCAGCTGGGCCTGACCCGCCAGATCGGTATCTCCAACTTCACCGTCGACCTGATGCAGCAAGCCATCGCCGCGGTCGGTGCCGAACAGATCGCCACCAACCAGATCGAACTGCACCCCTACCTGCAGAACCGCAAGGTGGCGGCGTTCGCCCAGAGCCAGGGCATCCAGGTCACCTCGTACATGACCCTGGCCTATGGTGAAGTGCTCAAGGACCCGGTGATCCACCAGATCGCCGAGCGCCACCAGGCCACCCCGGCCCAGGTGACCCTGGCCTGGGCCATGCAACTGGGCTACGCGGTGATCCCGTCCTCGACCCGACGCGAAAACCTGGCTGGCAACCTCAAGGCCCGCGAACTGCGCCTGAACGACCAGGACATGGCACTCATCGCCGGCCTCGAGCGCGGTCACCGGCTGACCAGCCCGGCCGGCCTCGCCCCGGCCTGGGACTGA
- a CDS encoding response regulator transcription factor, translating to MRTALIVDDHPFVRLAIKILLEKLDYEVVAEADNGVDAVQRARELEPQLIVMDLNIPRLDGLEVITRITSLGLPGKIVVLTEQSPEFYSERCMRAGALGYVSKTAELDELQLAVRAVMLNKSFFPRLEDPGRMATHVNESEARQIENLSNRELSILRYIARGMKNKEISALMLLSDKTVSTYKTRLIDKLNLKSVVALAEFAKRNQLL from the coding sequence ATGCGTACAGCACTGATTGTGGACGATCACCCGTTCGTTCGCCTGGCTATCAAGATATTGCTGGAGAAACTCGACTATGAAGTGGTGGCCGAGGCCGACAACGGCGTCGATGCGGTGCAGCGGGCGCGGGAGCTGGAGCCGCAGTTGATCGTGATGGACCTGAACATTCCCAGGCTCGATGGCCTGGAGGTGATCACCCGGATCACCTCGCTGGGGCTGCCGGGCAAGATCGTGGTACTGACCGAGCAATCGCCGGAGTTCTACTCCGAGCGCTGCATGCGTGCCGGGGCCTTGGGCTACGTGTCCAAGACCGCCGAGCTCGATGAACTGCAACTGGCGGTACGGGCGGTGATGCTCAACAAGAGTTTCTTTCCCCGCCTGGAGGACCCGGGGCGCATGGCGACCCATGTCAACGAGTCCGAGGCGCGGCAGATCGAGAACCTCAGCAACCGCGAGCTGAGTATCCTGCGCTACATCGCCCGGGGCATGAAGAACAAGGAAATCAGCGCGCTGATGCTGCTCAGCGACAAGACCGTCAGTACCTACAAGACCCGGCTGATCGACAAGCTGAACCTCAAGTCGGTGGTGGCGCTGGCGGAGTTCGCCAAGCGCAACCAGTTGCTCTGA
- a CDS encoding MgtC/SapB family protein, which yields MKALDNINLDSLTDTLVSLSAAFILGGLIGFERQYRQRTAGLRTNVLVAVGAAIFVDMANRLGGAEGAVRVVAYVVSGIGFLGAGVIMREEGNVRGLNTAATLWASAAVGACAGADLILEALLGTLFVLAANTLLRPIVNYINRQPLDVVSAEVTYILYLSALRAEQKVVLSLLEKELERSNYPASDVEVRPVGDDEVEIEATLAANSIDGDELDALVARLSTSSRVQQAFWSPSTTD from the coding sequence ATGAAGGCCCTCGACAACATCAACCTCGATTCGTTGACCGATACTCTGGTCAGCCTGAGTGCGGCCTTCATCCTCGGTGGCCTGATCGGCTTCGAGCGCCAGTACCGCCAGCGCACCGCCGGCCTGCGCACCAACGTGCTGGTGGCGGTCGGGGCGGCGATCTTCGTCGACATGGCCAACCGCCTCGGTGGTGCCGAGGGCGCGGTGCGGGTGGTCGCCTACGTGGTCTCCGGCATCGGCTTTCTCGGTGCCGGGGTGATCATGCGCGAGGAGGGCAACGTTCGTGGCCTGAACACCGCTGCCACGCTCTGGGCTTCGGCGGCGGTCGGTGCCTGTGCCGGGGCCGACCTGATCCTCGAGGCGCTGCTCGGCACGCTGTTCGTGCTGGCGGCCAACACCCTGCTGCGACCGATCGTCAACTACATCAACCGTCAGCCGCTCGATGTGGTGTCGGCGGAGGTCACCTACATTCTTTACCTGAGCGCCCTGCGCGCCGAGCAGAAGGTCGTGCTGTCGCTGCTGGAAAAGGAACTGGAACGCAGCAACTACCCGGCCAGCGACGTCGAGGTGCGTCCGGTCGGCGACGACGAGGTGGAAATCGAGGCGACCCTGGCAGCCAACTCGATCGACGGCGATGAGCTGGATGCGCTGGTGGCACGCCTGTCGACGTCCAGTCGCGTGCAACAGGCGTTCTGGAGCCCGAGTACCACCGATTGA